One window from the genome of Saimiri boliviensis isolate mSaiBol1 chromosome 2, mSaiBol1.pri, whole genome shotgun sequence encodes:
- the TEX53 gene encoding testis-expressed protein 53, with amino-acid sequence MTPLKKKIKVEDTIKSKPYCPPHSLVAPLCDITDSLLSTLPAAAAKPGAPVPFPPPIAHQSTGSKMFCCCCKAGEGSSTTAGFHNPRVFQQHHPRSSDLNTNSLHSAVPNRHSRLPYDTRVMLKACTLRRL; translated from the exons atgacccCACTGAAAAAGAAGATTAAGGTTGAAGATACCATTAAG TCCAAACCCTACTGTCCCCCACATTCTCTGGTTGCCCCACTCTGTGACATCACAGACAGCCTCCTGTCCACTCTGCCAGCTGCAG CTGCAAAGCCAGGAGCCCCAGtgcccttccctcctcccatcGCCCACCAAAGCACGGGGTCCAAGATGTTCTGTTGTTGCTGCAAGGCCGGTGAGGGCTCTTCCACCACTGCTGGCTTCCACAACCCAAGGGTGTTCCAACAGCATCACCCACGGTCCTCTG ATCTGAACACAAATTCGCTCCATAGTGCTGTGCCAAACAGACATTCACGCCTCCCCTATGACACCCGCGTGATGCTCAAAGCATGCACCCTTAGGAGGCTCTGA